A stretch of Candidatus Bathyarchaeota archaeon DNA encodes these proteins:
- a CDS encoding class II fructose-bisphosphate aldolase: protein MIRMNEPIPGNLLFNSLRDKDAIILASNIRIPAGLLEGLFRAAKNLDSAIIFEIARSECNIGRGYTGMVPNEYAEAVKMAAEEVDFDVWALHADHITLKEGSPKDIAETEKLVEAQIDAGFTSFAIDASYLFNHQGGNVREELARNIDVTTELAKHIESRMRGRPFGLEVEVGEIGKKDFQGQVVTTPEEAVTFVRALNENDVYPQVLAIANGASHGNVYDTHGNMMEQVSIDIPQTKAVARALRENYLDVRIAQHGITGTPRELIKRVFPRGDIIKGNVATFWQNLVLNTYKVYQPELYQDIYNWTLETYRSKDPEISDKELFGKNVKYAVGEFRERIDDVDEETVDAIEALSYGECLMFLNAFGSKGTASIVRKML from the coding sequence ATGATCAGGATGAACGAGCCAATACCTGGTAATTTACTGTTCAACAGTCTACGGGATAAGGATGCGATAATCCTCGCGTCAAACATCAGGATCCCGGCTGGTCTCCTTGAGGGGCTATTTAGGGCGGCAAAGAATTTAGATTCAGCTATAATCTTCGAGATCGCCCGATCGGAGTGTAACATCGGTAGGGGTTACACAGGTATGGTGCCAAATGAGTACGCCGAGGCGGTAAAGATGGCCGCGGAGGAGGTGGATTTCGACGTATGGGCGCTCCATGCCGATCACATCACCTTGAAGGAGGGTTCCCCCAAAGATATAGCCGAGACGGAGAAGCTTGTTGAAGCTCAGATTGACGCAGGGTTCACCTCGTTCGCCATAGATGCCTCGTATCTCTTCAACCATCAGGGCGGGAACGTTCGAGAGGAGCTGGCTCGGAACATCGATGTCACCACGGAGCTCGCTAAGCACATCGAGTCTCGAATGAGGGGGAGACCCTTTGGTCTTGAAGTGGAGGTCGGGGAGATAGGGAAGAAGGACTTCCAGGGTCAGGTAGTTACAACTCCTGAAGAGGCAGTTACATTCGTAAGAGCGTTGAACGAAAATGACGTTTACCCCCAAGTGCTGGCTATTGCCAACGGAGCCTCCCACGGGAACGTCTATGACACGCACGGAAACATGATGGAGCAGGTCTCCATTGACATACCCCAGACGAAGGCCGTCGCTAGGGCCCTGAGGGAAAACTATCTGGACGTGAGGATCGCCCAGCACGGCATAACCGGCACACCCCGGGAACTCATAAAAAGAGTCTTCCCCCGAGGGGATATAATCAAGGGCAACGTCGCCACCTTTTGGCAGAACCTAGTCCTGAACACCTACAAGGTGTATCAACCTGAGCTGTACCAGGATATCTATAACTGGACCCTCGAAACATATAGATCGAAGGACCCGGAAATCTCGGATAAAGAGCTCTTCGGGAAGAACGTGAAATACGCCGTGGGGGAGTTCCGGGAGCGCATTGACGATGTAGACGAGGAGACCGTAGACGCCATTGAGGCTCTTTCCTACGGGGAGTGCTTGATGTTCCTCAACGCGTTTGGCTCCAAGGGGACTGCTTCCATCGTCAGGAAAATGCTGTAG
- a CDS encoding amidohydrolase family protein: MLSKIGIEVVDAHAHYFTASTLKAWSLRGRNRESFENRTRSRTDMTSIELPDESTDVAQQWVDEMDRYGITAMGFMVGADAYDEFLETKARFPGRFMGYANINPEDPDAAEKVGKVFRDGLQGIKLYPSSWPELHAYDAACYSVYEAALKHRLPIFLHFGITIGGQADLRHGNPLDIQVPSRDFPDLNFIIAHFGAGFFRELLLLQYQADNIYMDSSGSNSWMRYLPYDLDIRKIFERAITAGGAKKVIYGTDSSFFPRGYRINILEQQYEAVKSLSEGPDAIASTEDIDGIFRGNILGLTGFIPKKL, from the coding sequence ATGTTATCTAAGATCGGGATTGAGGTGGTGGACGCTCATGCCCACTATTTCACCGCTAGCACGCTTAAGGCTTGGAGCCTAAGGGGGAGGAACCGGGAGAGCTTTGAGAATCGGACCCGCTCCAGGACGGACATGACCTCGATCGAGCTCCCCGACGAGTCCACAGACGTTGCCCAGCAGTGGGTGGACGAGATGGACCGATACGGAATCACTGCGATGGGATTCATGGTTGGCGCTGACGCATATGACGAGTTCCTTGAGACAAAGGCAAGGTTCCCCGGGCGCTTCATGGGATACGCCAACATCAATCCTGAAGACCCTGATGCAGCCGAGAAAGTTGGAAAGGTGTTCCGTGACGGTCTCCAGGGAATAAAACTCTACCCTTCATCATGGCCAGAGCTCCACGCCTATGATGCCGCCTGCTATAGTGTTTATGAGGCGGCATTGAAGCATCGGTTACCAATCTTTCTTCACTTCGGCATCACTATTGGGGGCCAGGCCGACCTCCGCCATGGAAATCCCTTGGATATCCAGGTTCCATCCCGTGACTTTCCCGATCTGAACTTTATAATCGCCCACTTCGGGGCCGGGTTTTTCAGGGAGCTCCTGCTACTCCAGTATCAGGCTGACAATATCTATATGGATTCCAGCGGCTCCAACTCATGGATGAGATATCTCCCATATGACCTCGACATCAGAAAGATATTTGAGAGAGCTATCACTGCTGGGGGTGCTAAGAAGGTAATCTATGGAACCGACTCCTCTTTCTTCCCCCGGGGTTATAGGATCAACATCTTAGAGCAGCAGTACGAGGCTGTTAAATCGCTGAGCGAGGGACCTGACGCCATCGCGAGCACTGAGGACATCGACGGTATATTCCGGGGTAACATTCTGGGGCTCACTGGCTTTATCCCCAAGAAGCTATAA
- a CDS encoding glutamine synthetase family protein, which translates to MVKATMVDFKLTQGEAVEAIDSLLKKWDIKYIRLIVVDLDGKPRAMLIPEYEMEFALTFGIGFDGSSIAGFRDVNESDLVAHPDPSTFLVPMWETPGIATMFCYIGKPDGQPFEGDPRGLLKKTVLEIENEGYGYNTGPELEYFYISEENGGYAPFGSGGYFDLPPLDPTEEIKMETMMCLEAAGFQLDKVHHEVAQGQQEINFRYSDALKTADNVLLYKLCVKTIAQKHGKLATFMPKPFWGVNGSGCHVHQSLLDLETGTNAFSGSVETGGLSEMAIRYIGGILSHARGMSLIVAPLVNSYKRLVPHYEAPVYIAWGFMNRSALVRVPRYPEGMDKTARIEYRHPDPSCNPYLAAVAMINAGMDGVKNKIEPPEPHSDNVYEFSKAELEKLNIEMLPEHLGEAIDSFLKDPVITEALGDYLTESLVKLKTKEFLDYGENTGKSWAESRPGITQWELDRYLVSC; encoded by the coding sequence TTGGTCAAAGCCACTATGGTTGATTTCAAGTTGACCCAGGGAGAAGCTGTCGAGGCCATCGACAGCCTACTAAAAAAGTGGGATATTAAATACATCCGGCTTATTGTAGTGGACCTTGACGGCAAACCACGGGCCATGCTCATCCCCGAGTACGAAATGGAGTTTGCCCTCACCTTCGGGATAGGCTTTGACGGCTCCAGTATTGCTGGGTTCAGAGATGTGAACGAGAGCGACCTTGTTGCGCATCCCGATCCCTCGACGTTCCTAGTTCCCATGTGGGAGACCCCTGGCATCGCCACAATGTTTTGCTATATCGGAAAACCCGATGGACAACCCTTCGAGGGGGATCCTAGGGGACTCCTCAAGAAGACTGTTTTAGAAATCGAGAACGAAGGCTACGGCTACAATACAGGTCCAGAACTCGAATATTTTTACATATCCGAGGAGAATGGAGGATACGCACCTTTCGGCTCAGGAGGCTACTTCGATCTCCCTCCTCTAGACCCTACCGAGGAAATCAAGATGGAGACTATGATGTGCCTCGAGGCTGCAGGCTTTCAGCTAGACAAAGTCCACCATGAAGTAGCCCAGGGCCAGCAGGAGATCAACTTCCGCTACTCAGACGCTCTCAAGACAGCAGATAATGTGCTCCTCTACAAGTTGTGCGTGAAGACTATCGCCCAAAAGCATGGCAAGCTCGCTACCTTCATGCCTAAGCCCTTCTGGGGTGTGAATGGGAGTGGGTGCCACGTCCACCAAAGTCTCTTGGATCTGGAGACTGGGACAAACGCTTTCTCGGGCTCAGTAGAAACTGGAGGCCTCTCGGAGATGGCTATTAGGTACATCGGGGGTATCTTGAGCCATGCCCGTGGCATGTCTCTCATAGTGGCCCCACTGGTCAACTCCTACAAACGTCTCGTGCCCCATTACGAGGCTCCAGTCTATATTGCTTGGGGATTCATGAATCGGTCGGCCCTTGTCCGGGTGCCCAGGTATCCTGAGGGGATGGATAAGACTGCTAGGATCGAATATCGCCACCCCGACCCCTCCTGTAACCCCTACCTCGCTGCGGTTGCCATGATCAACGCGGGAATGGACGGTGTAAAGAACAAAATCGAGCCTCCCGAACCCCACTCCGACAACGTGTATGAATTCTCCAAGGCGGAGCTCGAAAAGCTGAACATAGAGATGCTCCCTGAGCACCTTGGAGAAGCTATCGACTCCTTCCTGAAAGATCCGGTAATCACCGAAGCCCTAGGGGATTATCTTACTGAGAGTCTGGTCAAATTGAAGACGAAGGAGTTCCTTGATTACGGGGAGAACACGGGAAAAAGCTGGGCGGAGAGCCGGCCCGGGATCACCCAGTGGGAGCTAGACCGATATCTAGTGAGCTGCTAA
- a CDS encoding class 1 fructose-bisphosphatase produces MNLETHLKGQDEDLRRVILKISKVAKTIRRGFSTRQGSLASSNVYGEHQVAMDVWADELLISGLRDAGLVRRVASEEQPEVLTFHNSTSNLEVTLDPLDGSSLIGVNLAVGTIVGIYRGNLLSPGNELLGAIYVLYGPVTTLTYSLRKGVHEFALDDLGDFVLQEEYVTISEGKIYSPGALRRDYLPTHRGFIEELEDDGYKLRYSGSFVADVHQILHKGGVFTYPSFTGNKNGKLRLLFEAIPMSFIISQAGGAASDGYRDLLSIKPEAISQLVPVYIGGKREIELIMRMNEG; encoded by the coding sequence ATGAACCTAGAAACACACCTCAAAGGACAAGACGAGGACCTTAGGCGGGTGATCCTCAAAATCAGCAAAGTGGCTAAGACAATTAGGAGGGGATTCAGCACTAGACAGGGTTCGTTGGCCTCCTCTAACGTCTACGGCGAGCATCAGGTTGCCATGGACGTCTGGGCCGACGAGCTGCTGATCTCCGGGCTGAGGGACGCTGGGCTAGTAAGACGCGTCGCCTCTGAGGAGCAGCCTGAAGTATTGACTTTTCACAACTCCACTTCGAACCTAGAAGTAACCCTCGATCCCCTAGATGGCTCCTCCCTCATCGGCGTCAACCTCGCCGTGGGAACTATCGTAGGGATCTACAGGGGAAACCTCCTTAGCCCCGGGAACGAGCTGCTCGGAGCGATATATGTCCTCTATGGACCTGTCACTACACTCACATATTCCCTGCGAAAGGGGGTCCACGAGTTCGCCCTGGATGACCTGGGAGATTTTGTCCTGCAGGAGGAATACGTCACTATCTCTGAAGGGAAGATATACTCTCCGGGTGCTTTAAGGAGGGACTACCTTCCGACCCATAGGGGATTTATCGAGGAGCTTGAGGATGATGGATATAAGCTGAGGTATAGCGGCTCCTTCGTGGCTGACGTCCATCAGATACTGCACAAAGGGGGAGTCTTCACATATCCCTCTTTCACCGGCAACAAGAATGGTAAGCTAAGGCTACTCTTCGAGGCAATCCCTATGAGTTTCATCATTTCCCAGGCTGGGGGCGCTGCAAGTGATGGCTATCGAGACCTGCTTTCAATCAAGCCCGAGGCGATCTCCCAGCTTGTTCCCGTTTACATTGGCGGAAAGAGAGAAATAGAGTTAATCATGAGAATGAACGAGGGATGA
- a CDS encoding DUF1844 domain-containing protein has translation MSKPDPPGNSPQSFDLTALDLDHLLGLFINILTAKAWQYMGLRLIPGKEEAEKDLVKAAAAIDSLSVMVDKLAPRLPEEDLAGLRAILTDLQINYARQS, from the coding sequence TTGTCCAAACCGGATCCCCCCGGAAATTCACCGCAATCCTTCGATCTCACCGCTCTGGACCTTGACCACCTCCTAGGCCTCTTCATAAACATTCTAACCGCCAAGGCCTGGCAGTATATGGGCCTCCGCCTTATCCCCGGCAAAGAGGAGGCTGAGAAGGATCTCGTGAAGGCAGCCGCTGCAATAGATAGCCTCTCAGTGATGGTGGACAAGCTGGCGCCGCGCCTTCCTGAGGAGGACCTAGCTGGCCTTAGGGCAATACTGACCGACCTCCAGATAAACTACGCCAGACAATCATGA
- a CDS encoding D-aminoacylase gives MDLDFLFVNTKVIDGAGNPWFRADVGIKGDRIKAVGSLSGANSERTIYAGGLVVAPGFIDIHSHSDYNVLIDPRVESKVRQGVTTEVVGNCGSSAAPMNACVKAYRERYMRARLGDDFHFSWESMGDYLGIIDASGASFNVVSLVGQGTIRQNVMRYEDREPTKSELDDMKALVAGAMEDGAWGMSTGLIYTPSAYAGTTEIIELTKVIRGYSGVYFSHIRGEGETLLDAVNEAIHIGKEANVPVQIAHFKASGKPHWGKTVDSLRLVAEGREAGIDVTFDQYPYIASSTGLAAYMPHWAQEGGAHRLLERLKNPEIREKIREDQAVIYRNWDIIMVASAKNHPEYEGKRISEIAEIEGKEPYEAVFDLLLNEDAQVSVVSFGMSEDDVRRVMRSPHGMVGSDGSAVASWGILGKGKPHPRFYGTFPRVIGHYVRERVLTLQEAIRKMTSAPALRLGLRDRGLLREDFKADLTVFDPENVNDEATFVNPHRFASGIPYVMVNGELVVDGGKHTGALPGRVLRKSH, from the coding sequence ATGGATCTAGACTTTCTCTTCGTGAATACTAAGGTGATTGATGGGGCTGGGAACCCCTGGTTCAGGGCTGACGTAGGTATAAAGGGGGATAGAATCAAGGCGGTGGGATCTCTATCAGGGGCTAACTCCGAGAGAACCATCTATGCCGGCGGGCTCGTGGTGGCCCCTGGCTTTATCGATATTCACAGCCACTCAGACTATAATGTCCTCATTGACCCTAGAGTGGAGAGTAAGGTTCGCCAGGGGGTTACCACCGAGGTAGTGGGAAACTGCGGGAGCTCCGCCGCTCCCATGAACGCCTGCGTCAAGGCATATAGGGAGAGATACATGAGGGCACGCCTAGGCGACGACTTCCATTTCAGCTGGGAGTCTATGGGAGACTACCTTGGGATCATCGACGCCTCGGGAGCCTCTTTTAACGTAGTCTCTCTCGTAGGTCAGGGTACTATCCGTCAGAACGTGATGAGATACGAGGACAGGGAGCCCACAAAGTCGGAGCTAGATGATATGAAAGCGCTTGTTGCGGGGGCAATGGAGGACGGGGCTTGGGGGATGTCTACAGGCCTAATCTACACCCCCAGTGCTTATGCGGGGACCACTGAGATAATTGAGCTCACGAAGGTTATCAGAGGTTATAGCGGGGTTTATTTCAGTCACATTCGTGGTGAGGGGGAAACACTCCTTGACGCGGTGAACGAGGCAATCCATATCGGTAAGGAAGCTAACGTACCCGTTCAAATAGCCCACTTCAAGGCGTCCGGGAAACCTCACTGGGGGAAGACTGTAGACTCCTTGAGGCTCGTAGCCGAGGGCCGCGAAGCAGGAATTGATGTCACATTTGACCAATACCCCTACATCGCTTCAAGCACGGGTCTCGCAGCATACATGCCTCACTGGGCCCAGGAGGGAGGAGCCCATAGACTCTTGGAGCGCCTCAAGAACCCAGAGATTAGGGAGAAAATCCGGGAGGACCAGGCCGTTATCTATAGGAACTGGGATATCATCATGGTGGCATCCGCAAAGAACCACCCCGAGTACGAGGGTAAACGCATTAGCGAGATCGCAGAGATTGAGGGGAAAGAGCCCTACGAAGCGGTTTTCGACCTTCTCCTAAACGAGGACGCTCAGGTCTCTGTGGTAAGCTTCGGGATGTCCGAGGACGACGTTCGTCGCGTCATGAGGAGTCCACACGGGATGGTGGGCTCCGACGGGAGCGCCGTCGCCTCCTGGGGTATTCTGGGGAAGGGAAAGCCCCATCCCCGATTCTACGGCACCTTCCCTAGAGTTATTGGTCACTACGTGAGGGAGAGGGTCCTGACCCTCCAGGAGGCGATCCGGAAGATGACCTCCGCCCCGGCCCTACGCCTTGGCCTTAGGGATCGGGGGCTCCTCAGGGAGGATTTCAAGGCTGATCTCACCGTTTTCGATCCAGAGAATGTGAATGATGAGGCCACGTTTGTTAATCCGCATAGGTTTGCTTCTGGTATACCCTATGTCATGGTGAATGGGGAACTTGTGGTGGATGGGGGAAAACACACAGGGGCCCTCCCCGGGAGGGTTCTGAGGAAATCCCACTGA
- a CDS encoding Lrp/AsnC family transcriptional regulator: MFALDEIDTKLLKELLVDSKRSFRELAKAIGVSPATVINHVQRLESGGIIQDYSVRLDHERLGYELTVIIEIIVSKGKLLETDEEISKIPNVCAVYDITGETDAMVIAKFRTRSALSEFTKKLLTMPYVERTNTHVVLTTVLEDFRMQDDMF; encoded by the coding sequence ATGTTTGCATTGGACGAAATCGACACGAAGCTCCTCAAGGAGCTACTAGTAGACTCTAAAAGATCCTTCAGGGAGCTCGCCAAGGCCATAGGAGTTTCACCCGCAACGGTGATCAATCACGTCCAGAGGCTTGAGTCGGGGGGGATTATCCAGGACTACTCGGTCCGACTTGATCACGAGAGGCTTGGCTACGAGCTCACGGTGATAATTGAGATCATCGTTTCAAAAGGAAAGCTCTTGGAGACGGATGAGGAGATCTCAAAGATCCCAAACGTCTGTGCTGTTTATGATATTACTGGGGAAACCGACGCGATGGTGATCGCAAAGTTCAGGACCCGGAGCGCCCTCAGTGAATTCACCAAAAAACTCCTCACTATGCCTTACGTAGAAAGAACAAACACCCATGTAGTCCTAACCACAGTTTTAGAGGACTTTCGAATGCAAGACGATATGTTCTGA
- a CDS encoding CoA-binding protein: MDAREALDKILMAKSVAVVGASTDPFKWGNMLLAAIQKSGFEGKIYPVNPKAEEILGLKCYGNVREIPGEIDSALVVVPARFVPSVFEDIVAKEIKGVVVITSGFGETGEEGQNAIRQIQEISQGKLRFIGPNCMGVTSSPGKLSALMIPFLHESGDVAFISQSGGYGLQLYLRASALGVGVGKFVSSGNESDLKGWEYLKYFGEDPDTKVIAMYIEGLKAGRRWYEEAREITPEKPIVVIKVGVTDEGSKAAASHTGSIAGSDQIYDAAFKQAGVIRAGDAVEMFDYVKGLLYCDLPLGPNIGIVSNSGGVAVETADRLIQNGMKVPILCEEAQEEILGVIPAFGNPKNPVDLTATLNMNSFLNVPGMVLKQPEIHGLVTIGLGTAILKTMFPDVPPEDLAGIYQWLNGQLITGYQKYGKPVIVIDPSADVERESAMIMESAQIPVYITPKRAADVMGVLYRRKLYLDKVRNV; the protein is encoded by the coding sequence ATGGACGCTAGGGAGGCCCTTGATAAGATACTTATGGCTAAGAGTGTTGCCGTCGTAGGAGCATCCACGGATCCCTTCAAGTGGGGGAACATGCTCCTGGCGGCGATCCAGAAAAGCGGCTTTGAGGGGAAGATCTACCCCGTAAATCCCAAGGCCGAAGAGATCCTCGGGCTAAAATGCTACGGAAATGTTCGGGAGATCCCAGGCGAGATCGACTCCGCCCTCGTTGTGGTACCTGCCCGCTTCGTACCCAGCGTCTTTGAGGATATAGTCGCGAAGGAGATTAAGGGGGTTGTCGTCATTACAAGTGGATTTGGGGAGACCGGGGAAGAAGGGCAGAATGCTATCAGGCAGATCCAGGAGATCTCTCAAGGGAAACTCAGATTCATCGGTCCCAACTGTATGGGAGTCACCAGCAGCCCCGGTAAGCTTAGTGCCCTCATGATCCCCTTCCTCCATGAGTCTGGGGATGTCGCGTTCATAAGCCAGAGCGGCGGCTACGGCCTCCAGCTATATCTTCGAGCCTCCGCCCTGGGAGTCGGGGTGGGAAAGTTTGTGAGCAGCGGCAACGAATCCGACCTGAAGGGCTGGGAGTACCTGAAATATTTCGGGGAAGACCCGGACACTAAGGTCATCGCGATGTATATTGAAGGGCTCAAAGCCGGGCGTAGGTGGTACGAGGAGGCTAGGGAGATCACCCCAGAGAAGCCCATTGTGGTCATCAAGGTGGGCGTCACAGATGAAGGCTCCAAGGCCGCTGCGAGTCACACCGGGAGTATCGCGGGGAGCGACCAAATCTACGACGCAGCCTTCAAGCAGGCGGGTGTAATCAGGGCAGGAGATGCCGTGGAGATGTTCGACTACGTTAAAGGGCTTTTATACTGTGACCTCCCCCTAGGCCCCAACATCGGCATCGTCTCCAACAGTGGTGGCGTGGCCGTGGAAACTGCGGACCGCCTCATACAGAATGGGATGAAGGTCCCTATCCTTTGTGAAGAGGCACAAGAAGAGATTCTCGGCGTAATCCCAGCCTTTGGGAACCCAAAGAACCCGGTGGACCTCACTGCTACCCTGAACATGAACAGCTTCCTGAATGTCCCAGGGATGGTGCTGAAGCAGCCGGAGATACACGGTCTGGTCACCATCGGTCTTGGCACCGCCATCCTCAAGACAATGTTCCCCGACGTCCCTCCAGAGGACCTCGCAGGCATCTACCAATGGCTCAACGGTCAGCTCATCACCGGATACCAAAAGTATGGGAAACCAGTGATCGTGATAGACCCCTCAGCTGACGTGGAGCGCGAGTCCGCCATGATCATGGAGTCCGCACAGATCCCAGTATACATCACACCAAAAAGGGCTGCCGACGTGATGGGGGTCCTCTATAGGAGAAAGCTCTACCTGGACAAAGTCAGAAACGTCTAA
- a CDS encoding PLP-dependent aminotransferase family protein, translating into MVDAENFYSELGKTFEPGIITRVVLAAMNMAKQGKKIIGFTGGMYDPPSLPGEEVSEILAEASEEDWKTMLQYGGTVGFPELREELSKFMAGHEIEADPEREIMITTGSQQALDLVARVFLDPGDVVIVGAPTYLSALGAFRQFNPEIRSVEIDGGGMNITALEAELEEIEGEGKWAKLLYLVPSFQNPTSTMLTEERRRRIVELAEEHNFIILEDNPYGYISFEGEMPPPIMGLDRAGRTMYTSTFSKIVSPGMRIGWLVAPSEFITKMVEAKSNVSICNDGITQYLATQLFKRGDVERQISKVTEIYRRKRDLMLETMATNFPEETEWNDPKGGLFLWVKMPEHVNTTKILKNAVENGVAYIPGSNFFAEPVHNYMRLNYSHPSEADIVEGIQILGSLLKKAI; encoded by the coding sequence ATGGTTGATGCTGAAAATTTTTATTCGGAGCTGGGAAAAACCTTCGAGCCTGGGATCATTACCCGGGTAGTCCTCGCCGCGATGAATATGGCGAAGCAGGGGAAAAAGATCATTGGGTTCACGGGAGGCATGTATGATCCACCGTCTCTGCCAGGGGAGGAGGTCAGCGAGATCTTGGCTGAAGCCTCTGAGGAGGACTGGAAGACGATGCTCCAGTACGGGGGCACAGTGGGATTTCCGGAGCTCAGGGAGGAGCTCTCAAAGTTCATGGCCGGCCACGAGATTGAGGCCGACCCTGAAAGAGAGATCATGATAACAACAGGGTCCCAGCAGGCGCTGGATCTTGTGGCGAGAGTATTTTTGGATCCCGGAGATGTCGTTATCGTGGGCGCTCCCACGTATCTCTCAGCTCTAGGAGCGTTCAGGCAATTTAATCCAGAGATCAGGTCAGTGGAGATCGATGGTGGTGGGATGAACATTACGGCCCTTGAGGCAGAGCTTGAGGAGATTGAGGGGGAGGGGAAATGGGCCAAGCTCCTCTACCTGGTACCTTCGTTCCAGAATCCCACGAGCACAATGCTGACGGAGGAAAGGCGGAGGAGGATTGTGGAGCTAGCCGAGGAGCACAACTTCATCATCCTGGAAGATAATCCCTATGGTTACATTAGCTTTGAGGGGGAGATGCCACCACCGATCATGGGGCTGGACAGGGCGGGAAGGACGATGTACACGAGTACCTTTAGCAAGATCGTGTCCCCAGGGATGAGGATCGGGTGGCTTGTGGCCCCCAGTGAGTTCATCACAAAGATGGTGGAGGCGAAGAGTAATGTTAGCATCTGCAACGATGGGATCACCCAATATTTGGCCACACAGTTGTTCAAGAGAGGGGACGTGGAGAGGCAAATATCAAAGGTGACAGAGATATACAGACGAAAGAGGGATCTAATGCTTGAAACAATGGCAACCAACTTTCCAGAGGAGACGGAGTGGAACGACCCAAAAGGGGGGCTTTTCCTCTGGGTGAAGATGCCGGAGCACGTAAACACCACAAAGATCTTGAAGAATGCTGTGGAGAATGGCGTCGCCTACATCCCGGGCTCCAACTTTTTTGCCGAGCCGGTGCACAACTATATGCGGCTCAACTACAGTCACCCCTCTGAGGCGGATATTGTAGAAGGTATCCAGATCCTGGGCAGTCTGCTGAAGAAGGCAATTTAG
- a CDS encoding SCP2 sterol-binding domain-containing protein: MVNFLGLDYWTKVEGIANGDEEFKIKSRAFVASFTFNVTDSSVLPAIYMKFDDGKVTEVRELAEGERTDFTLEGPYDIWIQVNKGEIEGANAIMTRQLQFKGNVSEIIRYSKAFLRLFQVMQQVPVEY, from the coding sequence ATGGTTAACTTCCTAGGCTTGGATTATTGGACCAAGGTAGAGGGTATCGCGAATGGGGACGAAGAGTTCAAGATCAAGTCCCGTGCTTTTGTTGCAAGCTTCACTTTCAACGTCACTGATAGCTCCGTCCTCCCGGCAATCTACATGAAATTCGATGACGGGAAGGTCACAGAAGTCAGGGAGCTCGCGGAGGGTGAGAGGACCGACTTCACGTTGGAGGGGCCCTATGACATTTGGATCCAAGTAAATAAGGGGGAGATTGAGGGCGCCAACGCGATCATGACTCGCCAACTCCAGTTCAAGGGGAACGTGAGCGAGATCATCCGCTACAGCAAAGCGTTCCTGAGGCTCTTCCAGGTGATGCAACAGGTCCCCGTTGAGTACTAA
- the trxA gene encoding thioredoxin, which produces MVVEVTDETFDSFVASNKHAVIDCWAVWCGPCRMLSPVIEELSQEREKVAFGKLNVDQNRATPMKYGIMSIPTLLYFKDGQLVDKTIGALSKSALGDRLDKLTV; this is translated from the coding sequence ATGGTTGTAGAAGTCACCGACGAGACCTTTGACAGCTTCGTTGCCAGCAATAAACACGCGGTAATCGATTGTTGGGCGGTTTGGTGTGGGCCCTGCAGGATGCTGAGCCCCGTTATCGAGGAACTATCCCAAGAGCGTGAAAAAGTCGCTTTCGGGAAGCTCAACGTCGACCAGAACCGGGCAACTCCTATGAAGTACGGCATCATGAGCATACCCACCCTCCTCTACTTCAAGGACGGACAACTAGTAGACAAGACCATAGGCGCCTTGTCAAAGTCTGCCCTCGGAGACAGGCTAGACAAGCTCACGGTATAA